The following are encoded together in the Chaetodon trifascialis isolate fChaTrf1 chromosome 3, fChaTrf1.hap1, whole genome shotgun sequence genome:
- the LOC139329099 gene encoding leucine-rich repeat-containing protein 38, which yields MLPCVCWLQLILILLSSVLWTLGENCPATCLCPDPHTVDCSGRGLTRLPDEIPLDVRRLLLADNWIPRIPSDFLVLYSDLVYLDLRNNSLSHIEPGTLSTTSRLVFLDLGSNNLTEIPKGTFGDSRSLIKLRLGNNPYLSMVNEEAFLGLTSLRELELERNALSTLKVGALSQLPSLRVVRLEGNPWVCNCNFANLFTWLMENSHKLPNGVEGMECSLPMDGRRVSLTQLSKDSFRECQATLTLTDLLIIIFSGISVSVVAIMTSFFLASTVHCFQRWSKGTKGDDEESEE from the exons ATGTTGCCATGTGTCTGCTGGCTCCAACTTATCCTCATcttgctgtcctctgtcttATGGACCCTGGGGGAAAACTGCCCAGCAACCTGCCTGTGCCCAGATCCTCACACTGTGGACTGCAGCGGCCGCGGGCTGACCCGTCTACCCGATGAGATCCCCCTGGATGTGCGCAGGCTTTTGCTGGCTGACAACTGGATACCCCGCATCCCCTCGGACTTCCTGGTTCTGTACAGTGACTTGGTCTACCTGGACCTGCGGAACAACTCCCTCTCCCACATAGAACCGGGGACCCTCAGCACCACTTCCAGGCTGGTCTTCCTGGACCTGGGCAGCAACAATCTGACTGAAATCCCCAAGGGGACGTTTGGGGACTCCCGGAGCCTGATCAAACTGCGGTTGGGCAACAACCCGTACCTGAGCATGGTGAATGAGGAGGCTTTCCTGGGCCTCACCTCTCTGAGAGAACTGGAACTGGAGCGTAATGCACTGTCCACCCTAAAGGTGGGGGCGCTGAGTCAGTTGCCCTCCCTGCGGGTGGTGCGGCTGGAGGGCAACCCCTGGGTGTGCAACTGCAACTTTGCCAACCTGTTCACATGGCTGATGGAGAACAGCCACAAGCTTCCAAACG GGGTGGAAGGCATGGAGTGCTCCCTCCCCATGGACGGCAGACGCGTGTCCCTGACCCAGCTCTCAAAGGACAGCTTCCGTGAGTGCCAGGCCACCCTGACTCTAACAGACCTGctcatcatcattttctctgGCATCTCAGTGTCTGTGGTGGCCATCATGACAAGCTTCTTCCTGGCTTCAACTGTTCATTGCTTCCAGCGCTGGAGTAAAGGCACCAAAGGGGATGATGAGGAGAGTGAGGAGTGA